In one window of Photobacterium leiognathi DNA:
- a CDS encoding O-antigen ligase family protein: MLEIKKDTAIGLVASFLITSALVWNTFLGAAAAALFLLVGGGVVIFHLHRTLLGTQYNWMVMVYPVLAVLSTLWSQYPVDTFRAAIQFLLTTIIGIAVVYNIKKEHFFVGLSASVIIIMALSLVSNRVETNGMTGETVLIGYLGSKNFLAQTASIGFFVGFGLFYALAKTKVEKLIGILSLLFSIAVLLKAKSLGATVTSFGSIFLCFCLYHFSHSPLTQRSQKAILNLIYLLAMCVIIFVYVIFGTPEFNHFMIEIGKDPTLTSRTLIWAEGEKAIAQAPILGAGYNAIFQIGNPIGEAVWKIGLVPPGVGFNFHNMFVHWTVHFGYVGLIIYLLILARLLYNIRLIACGHFQKRDFIPVAYFVFFISRSVLEVDWFSQFTIAHVMYCYCWIELESSAQKAKQLNKKGTIS, encoded by the coding sequence ATGCTTGAGATAAAAAAAGACACAGCCATAGGGTTAGTGGCCTCTTTCCTCATTACATCAGCGCTGGTTTGGAATACCTTTCTCGGAGCTGCTGCTGCTGCATTATTTTTACTCGTCGGTGGTGGTGTCGTTATCTTTCATCTCCATCGCACCTTATTAGGCACCCAATATAATTGGATGGTAATGGTGTATCCGGTATTGGCGGTTCTCTCGACTTTATGGTCACAATACCCAGTAGATACCTTTCGTGCGGCAATACAATTTCTGCTAACTACTATTATCGGTATTGCGGTTGTCTACAACATCAAAAAGGAACACTTTTTCGTTGGTTTATCTGCCAGCGTCATCATTATTATGGCATTGAGCTTGGTTTCAAATCGTGTTGAAACCAATGGGATGACTGGGGAAACCGTTTTAATCGGCTATCTCGGCAGTAAAAACTTTCTTGCGCAAACCGCCTCTATCGGCTTCTTTGTCGGGTTCGGTTTGTTCTATGCCTTAGCAAAAACAAAAGTAGAAAAGCTGATTGGTATTCTGTCGCTATTATTTTCTATTGCAGTATTACTCAAAGCCAAATCATTAGGAGCAACGGTGACCTCCTTTGGCTCCATTTTCCTCTGCTTTTGTTTATACCACTTTTCTCATTCACCACTCACACAGCGCTCGCAGAAGGCTATTCTAAACCTTATTTATCTCCTTGCGATGTGTGTGATTATTTTCGTCTATGTCATCTTTGGTACACCTGAATTCAATCACTTTATGATTGAGATTGGTAAAGACCCAACCCTGACAAGCCGAACGCTGATTTGGGCAGAAGGTGAGAAAGCCATCGCACAGGCTCCAATCTTAGGTGCAGGCTATAACGCAATCTTCCAAATCGGTAACCCTATTGGTGAAGCAGTATGGAAAATCGGGTTAGTTCCACCAGGGGTTGGGTTCAACTTCCACAATATGTTTGTGCACTGGACCGTACACTTTGGTTATGTCGGACTGATCATTTATCTGCTGATACTGGCGCGACTGCTTTATAACATCCGTTTAATTGCTTGCGGACACTTTCAAAAAAGAGATTTTATCCCAGTCGCTTATTTTGTGTTTTTCATTTCAAGAAGCGTGCTAGAAGTGGATTGGTTTTCCCAATTTACTATCGCGCATGTCATGTATTGTTATTGCTGGATAGAGCTTGAAAGTAGCGCCCAGAAAGCAAAACAATTAAATAAAAAAGGTACAATTTCATGA
- a CDS encoding exopolysaccharide transport family protein, producing MLFKSPEELVVKDETINFSKYFNRIKSNWMWIVLITVIFATLAFLKSPISTNTYSATSTLMIDATPPKPISLQNLPNYDPTQKEFYATQYALLRSNVIAAKVIENLDLTNNPDFMGEPKSTHSSLKARIKQWLIDFKQPSDGSVAVAQSLTHTTPSELKALQIFAKSLLITPIDKTQLVMITYTSKDPSLAANIANAVGQAYINYYVDINSETNKKASEWLTSRLTELKQQLNDSEKKLTDYLAKEQLVNTIAVDELANSELINLTNRLAAITDKRVQTEALYTTLRGSRHLSYNQIDAISEISNHPQIRDITNAETDAENVVAELSKRYGPKHEKMLEAESQLAAIRARKDRMLKRLVEGVKKELESNQRQEREIEAEIKKKKEEFQSLAVKKVHYQALQQDVDTNKQLLKTFLERQKATIATEDYKDSIAHFTDYALKAYPSGPNIKKNVLIASIVGLMLSLCVLFAIQFFDTTVESSEEFERYFPLFSLGNIPFIKRLAKKKIPIDEDTLSAKEKPMFFEGIRNVRTALNLAITGDQRTVMITSALAQEGKTTLATNLARSLAQSEKVALVQVDLHNQGTALSAPQGLSEILTGKTTLSDVMAKSNQNNLVMIPAR from the coding sequence TGCAACATCGACCTTGATGATCGATGCGACACCACCTAAGCCGATTTCGCTGCAGAACTTACCTAACTACGATCCAACTCAAAAAGAGTTCTACGCAACACAATATGCGTTACTGCGATCAAATGTGATTGCAGCAAAAGTGATTGAGAATTTAGATTTAACTAACAACCCTGACTTTATGGGAGAGCCGAAATCAACGCATTCGTCGCTAAAAGCACGCATTAAACAATGGTTGATTGATTTTAAACAGCCATCGGATGGTAGTGTGGCAGTGGCTCAAAGCCTCACTCACACCACACCTTCAGAGCTAAAAGCACTGCAAATTTTCGCCAAAAGTTTACTTATTACACCGATTGATAAAACCCAGTTGGTGATGATCACATACACTTCTAAAGATCCCTCTTTAGCGGCAAATATTGCCAATGCTGTTGGTCAGGCATACATCAATTACTACGTTGATATTAACTCCGAAACCAATAAAAAAGCCTCTGAATGGTTAACTTCACGTTTAACAGAGCTAAAGCAGCAGTTAAATGATTCAGAGAAAAAACTCACCGACTATTTAGCCAAAGAGCAACTAGTTAATACCATTGCCGTTGATGAGCTTGCTAACAGTGAACTCATCAATTTAACCAACCGTTTAGCGGCAATTACAGATAAACGGGTGCAAACTGAAGCGCTATACACAACCCTGCGTGGTAGTCGCCATTTAAGTTACAACCAAATTGATGCCATCAGTGAGATCTCTAACCACCCACAAATTCGCGATATCACCAATGCGGAAACCGATGCTGAAAATGTGGTTGCCGAATTATCAAAGCGCTACGGCCCTAAACACGAAAAGATGCTTGAAGCTGAGTCGCAGCTAGCTGCTATTCGTGCCCGTAAAGATCGTATGTTGAAGCGTCTGGTTGAGGGCGTGAAGAAAGAGCTTGAGAGTAACCAACGCCAAGAACGTGAAATTGAAGCTGAGATCAAAAAGAAAAAAGAAGAGTTCCAATCATTAGCAGTGAAAAAAGTACATTATCAAGCGCTACAGCAAGATGTTGATACCAATAAACAGCTATTGAAAACCTTCTTAGAGCGCCAAAAAGCAACCATTGCAACAGAAGACTACAAAGACTCGATTGCGCACTTTACCGATTACGCATTAAAAGCGTATCCGTCAGGTCCAAATATCAAAAAGAATGTATTAATCGCCAGTATCGTTGGCTTAATGCTATCGTTGTGTGTGCTGTTTGCGATCCAATTCTTTGATACAACAGTCGAATCATCTGAAGAATTTGAACGTTATTTTCCACTGTTCTCGTTAGGTAATATTCCCTTTATTAAGCGCCTAGCGAAAAAGAAAATACCGATTGATGAGGATACGTTAAGTGCCAAAGAAAAACCGATGTTCTTTGAAGGCATTCGCAATGTTCGTACCGCGTTAAACCTTGCGATCACAGGCGATCAACGCACGGTTATGATCACTTCAGCATTAGCCCAAGAAGGGAAAACAACGCTGGCAACTAACCTTGCTCGCTCCCTTGCACAATCCGAAAAAGTTGCGCTAGTACAGGTTGATTTACATAACCAAGGTACAGCCTTATCTGCCCCTCAAGGCTTAAGTGAGATCTTAACAGGCAAAACAACGCTTAGCGATGTGATGGCAAAATCTAACCAAAATAATCTTGTTATGATCCCAGCTCGGTGA